One segment of Trachemys scripta elegans isolate TJP31775 chromosome 1, CAS_Tse_1.0, whole genome shotgun sequence DNA contains the following:
- the LOC117870693 gene encoding cytochrome c oxidase assembly factor 5, producing MPKYYEEKEEDGRACAGVREDLRQCLLETSCVIQEGKSPRQCLKEGHCRGLQVSFFECKRSMLDGRARFRGRKGY from the exons ATGCCCAAATACtatgaggagaaggaggaggacgGGCGGGCCTGTGCGGGGGTGCGGGAGGACCTGAGACAGTGTCTGCTCGAGACCTCCTGCGTCATACAG GAAGGAAAAAGCCCCAGACAATGCTTGAAGGAAGGACACTGCAGAGGTTTGCAGGTTTCGTTTTTTGAGTGCAAAAGGTCAATG TTGGATGGCAGAGCAAGATTCAGAGGAAGGAAGGGATACTGA